From Dioscorea cayenensis subsp. rotundata cultivar TDr96_F1 chromosome 13, TDr96_F1_v2_PseudoChromosome.rev07_lg8_w22 25.fasta, whole genome shotgun sequence, the proteins below share one genomic window:
- the LOC120274528 gene encoding transcription factor TCP5-like, with product MNRNSEEEIVQISKEGTRSRSEWSVNSTNPRIVRVPRSFGGKDRHSKVSTVKGLRDRRVRLSVATAIQVYNLQDKLGFNQPSKVVDWLINAAQHAIDKLPPLIQFSNDSYDQNLPSMLMPNIGGIDDDQEVIGKNRDSLMHQSCFSDQEHNYCCFQTLGPCMFGTKQCYNQLHMPVSFAEDASLGQYMQP from the coding sequence ATGAACAGAAATTCAGAAGAGGAGATAGTCCAAATTAGTAAAGAAGGAACAAGATCAAGATCAGAATGGTCGGTAAACTCGACGAACCCAAGAATAGTAAGAGTACCGCGATCGTTTGGCGGAAAAGATCGACATAGTAAAGTGAGCACTGTGAAAGGATTAAGAGATAGAAGAGTTAGATTGTCAGTGGCAACAGCTATACAAGTCTATAATCTTCAAGACAAGTTAGGATTCAATCAACCAAGCAAAGTTGTGGATTGGTTGATCAATGCTGCTCAACATGCCATTGATAAACTTCCTCCTCTCATTCAATTCTCAAATGATTCTTATGATCAAAATTTACCATCAATGTTGATGCCAAATATTGGTGGGATTGATGATGATCAGGAGGTGATTGGGAAGAACAGAGATTCATTGATGCATCAGAGTTGTTTTTCTGATCAAGAACATAATTATTGCTGTTTTCAGACTTTGGGTCCATGCATGTTTGGCACAAAACAATGTTACAATCAACTTCATATGCCAGTTTCATTTGCAGAAGATGCATCACTTGGGCAGTACATGCAACCATGA